The nucleotide sequence GGTGCTTTTGCCGGCACCGATGGGTCCCACGATGACGATGGTCTCTCCGGGTTGCACGGTGAAGCTCACGTCCTGCAGGGCTGGTTCCAGCTGGCCGGGGTAGGTGTAGGTCAGATGCTGGAGGCGGATTTCCCCCCGCACGGGTGGCAGCACCAAGGGATGGGGAGGGTCCTGAATTCGGGGTTGCTCCTGCAATAGACTTTCCACGCGGGCGATGCTCACCTGGCCCCGTTGCAAGGAAGTGATGGTAAACCCCAACAGGGCGGTGGGGAAGATTAAACGTTCCCCGTAAACCAGCAGGGCCATAAGACCCCCCAACCGTAACTGGCCGCTTTCTAGGGCTTGACCGCCGAGCCAGAGCACCAGCAGTAAACTCAGGCTGGCGATGCCCCCAAACAGGGGAAATAAAAAACTACGGGTCCGCGCCAGGGCCAAATTGTCCTGCAACAGATGCCGGTTCAGCTGGGTAAACCCCTGGCGTTCGGTCTCCTCCTGGGCATAGGTTTTGATCAGGGCCATGCCGCTGAGGTCCTCCTGGATGAGTTCACTAAGGTCGGCCAAACGCTCCTGGACCTGGGCCTGCTGCTGACGCAGGGTTTCCCCAAACAGGGCCACGACCAATAACAGCAAGGGATAAACCGCCAGGGCCGCCAGGGTCAACGGCATACTGATGCTGAGCATCACCGGCAAGGTCAGGCCGTAGGCCAACACCGTATTTACCAGGCTGAGCATGGCAAAGCCCACTAACCGGCGGATGTTATCCACATCGCTGGTGGCCCGGCTGATGAGTTCGCCAGGGGGATGGCTCTGGAAATACTGGGGGTCGAGGCGCAGGAAATGTTCAAATAACCGCTGCTTCAAGTCAAATTCCACCTGGCGGCCCACCCCAAACAAATACAACCGGGACACTATGCGGATGGCCCACATCAGCGACGCCAGACCGGCAATGGCCAGGGCATGACCCGCTAATGTCCCCCACGCCGGTTGACGCTCCAGTTGGTTGATGGCGCGGCGCAACACCAGGGGAATGACCACCCCTAACACGTTCACCAGCACCAGTGCCGTAATACCAATTAGTTCCTGCCGCCAGTAGGGACGGATATAGCCCAAAAGGGTGCGTAATACGGCTGGGGATCGCGCCATATTGACCAGTCTAACAACTGTCGCCCAGGGTAGAATAGGCTCGATGGTTGTTCAGATGGGGCGTTATGGCACTCTCTTGCTGGTGGCGGTCGGTTCTGGCCCAAAAACGGGCGGTGAAGATCATTAGCGGCATTACCCAAAAAGACCCGGAAGTGGTAGGACGGGTGGTCCGGGCGGCAACCCAGGGGGGGGCAACCTATGTGGATATTGCGGCGGACCCCCTGCTGGTGATGCTGGCGAAGTCCCTGACCCATTTGCCGGTGTGTGTGTCTACCATTGACCCGACCGTACTGCCGGCCTGCGTGGAAGCGGGGGCGGATATGGTAGAAATCGGTAACTTTGACCCCTTTTATGCCCAAGGGGAGGTGTTTGATGCCGATCGGGTGTGCGCCCTGACGGTGCAGGTGCGGGAGCGGTTGCCGGAGGTGCCCCTGACGGTGACGGTGCCCCACACCTTGCCCTTGGATGTCCAGGCGGACTTGGCCCAGGAATTGGTGCGCCTGGGGGCGGATGTCTTACAAACGGAAGGCGGTGTGGCGGTCCAACCCCAACAACCAGGGGTCCTCGGCCTGATGCACAAAGCGGTACCGGCGCTGGCGGCTGCCTACACCCTGTCCCGGGCGGTGGCTGTACCGGTGATTTGCGCGTCCGGCTTGTCGGCGGTGACGGCTCCCTTGGCCCTGGCGGCAGGGGCGGCGGGCGTGGGTATTGGTCGGGCGGTGAACCGGCTCAGGGATGAATGGGAAATGACGGCTGCGGTGCGGGCCATCGTCGAAGCAGTGGCCACACCTGTGGTTGTGTAGATGGCGGTGGCCACGGCCATTCCCCAGTTCGACCTCACGCGCCAGTACCGGCAACTGGAACCTGTGCTACTCCCAGTGGTCCACAAGGTCTTGGCCAGTGGGACTTACATTGGTGGGGAATGGGTGGCAGCCTTGGAGCAGGCCTTGGCCCACCTCATTGGGGTGCCCTACTGCGTCAGTTGCAACTCTGGGACCGATGCCCTGTATCTGGCCCTGCGGGCTTTGGGGGTGGGGCCGGGGGATGAGGTGATTACTTCGGCGTTTTCCTTTATCGCCACGGCAGAGGCCATTAGCCTCACGGGGGCCACGCCGGTTTTTGTGGATGTTGACCCCACCACGTTTAATGTGGATTTGCACCAGGTGGCCCAACGCCTGACCCCCCGCACCAAGGCCATCCTGCCGGTGCACTTGTTTGGCCGTCCGGTGGATATGACCTACCTGCAAGCCTTGGCCCAGGCTCAGGGGGTGGCCCTGGTAGAAGACTGCGCCCAGGCCCTGGGGAGTCACTGGCAAGGCCGACCGGTGGGCAGTTGGGGGACCCTGGGCTGCTTTAGCTTCTACCCCACCAAAAATTTGGGAGCGTTGGGGGACGGGGGGGCCATTACGACCCACGACCCGGCATTGGCCCAGCGCCTGCGGGAGCTGAAAAATCACGGCCAACGGGAGCGCTACTGCTCGGTAACGGTGGGGATCAACAGTCGGTTGGATGCCCTCCAGGCGGCCATACTCCAGGTGAAATTGAGCTATTTGGAACAGTGGCTGGTACGGCGACGGGCTTTGGCCCACCGCTATCACCAATTGCTGGCGGATGTACCGGGACTGCTGTTGCCCCAGGACAGTCCGGGCCACAGTTGGAACCAGTACACGGTAGTGCTGCAGCGGGACGACATCAGCCGGGATGAGTTGCGGGCGCAGTTGCAGCGGCTGGGCATCGGCACGGCAGTGTACTACCCTATCCCCTTGCCTTTGCAACCGTTGTACCGGTCGTTGCAATATGACCCGGCCCAGATTCCCCAGGCGGTGACCTTGAGCCGGCGGGTGTTTTCCCTGCCACTGTTCCCTGAGTTGACCGAGGAAGAACAGGTGCAGGTGGCGCGGGCTATCCGGCAGATATTGGGGACTTGAGCATGAATAGTTCGCTGGTTTTTTGGCGACGGGTGGGACTGCCGGCTTTGACGCTGACGGTGGCGGCGGTCATCGCCTCGGCCCTGCTCCACAGTTGGCAGCAGCCCCAGCCCCAAAATCTTCTGCAACTGCGGGCGGTGGATTTACAGCTACAGGCGACAGCCTGGCTGGAGACGCCCCCCTGGGTGACGGAAACGGCTTTGGCCCAAGCGGAACAAACCTACAGCCGTTTTCTCCAACGGATGGACCTGCAGGACCAGGCCCAAGGGAGATTGCGGTTGGGGTTAATTCAAGCGGCCCAAGGCCAAATACAGGCTGCTTGGGATACATGGCAGACATTAATGGAGCAAGCCGGACCTGGGGACCTGGGGTCAACGGCGCAGGTGTTGCTGGGGCTGTGGGCGGAACCGCCACGCATTCTACCGGATGCGGAATTGCTGTTGATGGACCATCTCTCGGGCTGGTATGAGCAGGTGGCACTCCGGCGGCTGTACAAATTGCAACAGCGGCAAGGGGAGTTGGCTGCCCTGGAAAAAGAGGCGCAAATCCTGGCCCAAAATGCCCTGACCCGTCTGGTGGTGGTGGTAGGGATGCCCCTGTTGGCGGGGGTTGCTGGGACATTACTGCTGATAGGGCTGGGGGTGCAATGGCTGTGGCAGGGGCGGCAATCGCTCCTAGGACGCCGGGAAGGTCCCCGCTGGTCGGTGCCGTGGGGCCTGGATACGGTGTTGCAGGTGATGGTGCTGTGGTTTGTGGCCTTCTTTGGGTTGGGGCAGGTGCTATTGCCCTTGCTGGTGCAGGCTACAGGACTGCTGCCAACCGTGCGGACACCCTGGGGACAGGGCATCTACGTTTTAGTGAGCTATGGCCTAGTGAGTGTGGTGGGGGTGGGGATTGTCTGGCTGCACGTGCGCCGCTATCGCCCCCTAGACCGGTGTTGGTTTGACTGGCGCCTGCAGGGACGGACGCTGACCTGGGTGGTGGGGGGATACCTGGTGGCCCAGCCCTTGGTGTTTATGACCACCGTGCTCAACCAACGTCTTCTGGGGGGACGGGGCGGCGGCAATCCTTTGATTCCCATCCTGACTACCACCAAGGACCCCTGGCTGCTGGCGCTCTTTGCCCTGGTGATCGTGGGACTGGCACCCTTTTTTGAGGAGGTGGTGTTTCGCGGGTTTTTGCTGCCGTCTTTGACGCGCCGACTACCCTTGGCGGGGGCCATTGTTGTTAGTGGGGGGATTTTCGCCCTAGCCCATCTGAATGTGGGGGAATTACTACCGCTGGCAGCCCTGGGCATCCTTTTAGGTTTTGTTTACACTCGGGAGGGGAGTTTGTGGACGCCTATCCTGCTCCACGCTTTGTGGAATGGGGGGTCCTTCCTATCGTTGCTTATCCTGGGGCATGGTGGCTGAACCACAGCCGAAAAGCTGGTCGGTGCGGGTGCTAGGGGCGGTGGCCGTAGTGTTGGCATTTTATGCCCTGGCTGCCCTGATGTTGCGTTGGATTGGCCTGGAACCAACCCAGGAGTGGTTGGCCCGGTTTGGCTGGTCGGCACGGTTGGTGTTTGTGGGCTTATCGGCGGGCAGCCTCATCCTGGCCCCCTTGAGTGGCAGTTCCCTTTACATCCT is from Gloeomargarita sp. SRBZ-1_bins_9 and encodes:
- a CDS encoding ABC transporter ATP-binding protein; translated protein: MARSPAVLRTLLGYIRPYWRQELIGITALVLVNVLGVVIPLVLRRAINQLERQPAWGTLAGHALAIAGLASLMWAIRIVSRLYLFGVGRQVEFDLKQRLFEHFLRLDPQYFQSHPPGELISRATSDVDNIRRLVGFAMLSLVNTVLAYGLTLPVMLSISMPLTLAALAVYPLLLLVVALFGETLRQQQAQVQERLADLSELIQEDLSGMALIKTYAQEETERQGFTQLNRHLLQDNLALARTRSFLFPLFGGIASLSLLLVLWLGGQALESGQLRLGGLMALLVYGERLIFPTALLGFTITSLQRGQVSIARVESLLQEQPRIQDPPHPLVLPPVRGEIRLQHLTYTYPGQLEPALQDVSFTVQPGETIVIVGPIGAGKSTLLQAICRLLPIAPGQIFIDGYDITQVRLADLRRAIAYVPQESFLFSATIADNIRYGDPEADLGRVEGAAVQAHLHSEILSFPQQYETLVGERGITLSGGQRQRTALARGLLVRAPILLLDDALASVDAQTAQLILQELRTLPQTILCVTHQLSVTAIADRVLVLERGHLVQQGTHAELVSQPGLYRELWETYQLEQRLA
- a CDS encoding DUF561 domain-containing protein gives rise to the protein MALSCWWRSVLAQKRAVKIISGITQKDPEVVGRVVRAATQGGATYVDIAADPLLVMLAKSLTHLPVCVSTIDPTVLPACVEAGADMVEIGNFDPFYAQGEVFDADRVCALTVQVRERLPEVPLTVTVPHTLPLDVQADLAQELVRLGADVLQTEGGVAVQPQQPGVLGLMHKAVPALAAAYTLSRAVAVPVICASGLSAVTAPLALAAGAAGVGIGRAVNRLRDEWEMTAAVRAIVEAVATPVVV
- a CDS encoding DegT/DnrJ/EryC1/StrS family aminotransferase, with the protein product MAVATAIPQFDLTRQYRQLEPVLLPVVHKVLASGTYIGGEWVAALEQALAHLIGVPYCVSCNSGTDALYLALRALGVGPGDEVITSAFSFIATAEAISLTGATPVFVDVDPTTFNVDLHQVAQRLTPRTKAILPVHLFGRPVDMTYLQALAQAQGVALVEDCAQALGSHWQGRPVGSWGTLGCFSFYPTKNLGALGDGGAITTHDPALAQRLRELKNHGQRERYCSVTVGINSRLDALQAAILQVKLSYLEQWLVRRRALAHRYHQLLADVPGLLLPQDSPGHSWNQYTVVLQRDDISRDELRAQLQRLGIGTAVYYPIPLPLQPLYRSLQYDPAQIPQAVTLSRRVFSLPLFPELTEEEQVQVARAIRQILGT
- a CDS encoding type II CAAX endopeptidase family protein, which encodes MNSSLVFWRRVGLPALTLTVAAVIASALLHSWQQPQPQNLLQLRAVDLQLQATAWLETPPWVTETALAQAEQTYSRFLQRMDLQDQAQGRLRLGLIQAAQGQIQAAWDTWQTLMEQAGPGDLGSTAQVLLGLWAEPPRILPDAELLLMDHLSGWYEQVALRRLYKLQQRQGELAALEKEAQILAQNALTRLVVVVGMPLLAGVAGTLLLIGLGVQWLWQGRQSLLGRREGPRWSVPWGLDTVLQVMVLWFVAFFGLGQVLLPLLVQATGLLPTVRTPWGQGIYVLVSYGLVSVVGVGIVWLHVRRYRPLDRCWFDWRLQGRTLTWVVGGYLVAQPLVFMTTVLNQRLLGGRGGGNPLIPILTTTKDPWLLALFALVIVGLAPFFEEVVFRGFLLPSLTRRLPLAGAIVVSGGIFALAHLNVGELLPLAALGILLGFVYTREGSLWTPILLHALWNGGSFLSLLILGHGG